Proteins encoded within one genomic window of Cryptococcus neoformans var. grubii H99 chromosome 4, complete sequence:
- a CDS encoding exoribonuclease II, with the protein MALLPARSVIPSGLARRAFASTSRSCNAHHTRVDSSTKQPQLKARELLETLAADATLLSTSGTSGSLKTEKPARVKFEVAEGQSNDRRAYFVNDVDAEVGLDWESIDGDGSTAGLEIGRVVECRRSGQVSLGLILASILIGDRPRFLLLRSSGEIWPVSAHDVQFVMPVSLMPSSLTEACWSPELLRAWAQSESSSGLASETTSTTPEMMEARRKVALMLRRVQRETERMCGKFRGGTFGRGLIGGAEGVWEEWASENESERTTITAVEAAEYILNPSSGTASQSSPIQIKPNTLPAYAAHVLLMGRPDMFISDEGDMWATGTFIVRSKAERQRIERVQRWIEAHRSNGDDGEPLRSFVDRAKAVIALSEKIHTEAEGDPLKPYTNDLPSWSSTDLDMIYTLFGAVAETRSTQTSPFLSLAIAIVRLITPDPEEVIDRGTITILLQKMGMILPWDSLETSKMAESNMKALAKASISGDTKDEGEFLQGNELDHLRIDYSDQKVYVIDDATASELDDGIALERILNSEDVWVHVHVADPTRYISPAHSLAKRASVMGSSLYLPEGNCPLFSSDVIMRELSLGANVQRDEGRQGVVTFSARVGKNGEVHDTKVNLGWIKKPRVVTYSSVDRALGLTPVRSYRPFGGPQTFDEPVKSEVISSDMEDLEKLYELAKNIRAKRYATAGFDWTWPSSSVRILNQQAPPNPDVFALPNIPSSPQLFSGSLSVDYCVSSSPATLTSATMVAEFMILAGRLAASFCSEREIPMIYRGSTAPKPVATKSTLDQWLSLRIPGMGIIDPYVMAEPGWYRSSAFVSLRPSTHWIMGFDVPGGGYVRATSPLRRFDDMLVHWQIKAALAKNHGETGKLAKGLEKEEIVTLAQRSDEGAKRAKRAGINAEMFWKTQVINQHFQSPNGCPVPGRSVKEGEELVNVRGEMIARIAGVSESSVFGEWTTVVVESLGIHVAKMEHPAGKIWKMGEEVRVRLKRSEGWPNPRITLTLAE; encoded by the exons ATGGCCCTCCTGCCAGCAAGATCAGTGATCCCGTCAGGCTTAGCTCGTAGAGCTTTTGCATCGACCTCTCGCTCATGCAATGCTCACCACACCAGAGTAGACTCCTCGACTAAGCAACCGCAACTGAAGGCTAGAGAGCTACTGGAAACTCTTGCTGCCGACGCCACGCTCTTGTCCACGTCAGGAACGTCGGGCAGCTTGAAGACCGAAAAACCAGCCCGCGTCAAGTTTGAGGTTGCAGAAGGCCAGAGCAATGACCGAAGGGCGTATTTTGTTAATGATGTAGATGCTGAAGTAGGGTTGGATTGGGAATCTATcgatggagatgggagTACTGCTGGATTAGAGATTGGACGCGTGGTCGAATGCCGAAG ATCTGGTCAAGTCTCCTTGGGCCTAATCCTGGCCTCCATCCTTATCGGCGACCGCCCtcgttttcttctccttcgaTCGTCTGGCGAAATCTGGCCAGTGTCAGCTCATGACGTGCAGTTCGTCATGCCCGTATCTCTCATGCCTTCATCGCTTACGGAGGCTTGTTGGTCGCCTGAGCTACTTCGAGCTTGGGCTCAATCGGAAAGCAGCTCTGGTTTGGCTAGTGAGACAACATCAACCACTccagagatgatggaggcaAGGAGAAAGGTTGCATTGATGCTCAGGAGGGTGCAAAGGGAAACTGAGAGGATGTGCGGCAAATTTCGAGGAGGTACGTTTGGCAGAGGTCTCATTGGCGGAGCGGAAGGTGTGTGGGAGGAATGGGCGTCGGAGAACGAAAGCGAGCGGACGACCATCACCGCTGTAGAGGCTGCGGAGTACATCCTCAACCCTTCAAGCGGAACAGCATCCCAGTCTTCACCTATTCAAATAAAACCGAATACCTTACCTGCATACGCTGCCCACGTTCTTCTTATGGGACGTCCTGATATGTTTATCAGCGACGAAGGAGACATGTGGGCGACTGGGACTTTTATAGTTCGCAGCAAGGCCGAGAGGCAACGAATTGAGCGAGTTCAGCGATGGATTGAGGCACACAGGTCAAATGGAGACGACGGTGAACCATTGCGTTCATTCGTGGACCGCGCTAAAGCTGTCATTGCTTTATCTGAAAAAATTCACACAGAGGCCGAAGGTGACCCTCTTAAACCATATACGAACGATCTTCCTAGCTGGTCATCAACAGACCTTGACATGATCTACACCCTCTTCGGTGCTGTCGCCGAAACCCGTTCTACCCAAACGTCGCCCTTCTTGTCTCTCGCCATCGCCATTGTAAGGCTGATCACTCCCGATCCAGAAGAAGTCATCGACAGGGGAACAATTACCATTTTGTTACAGAAGATGGGTATGATACTTCCCTGGGACAGCTTGGAGACCTCTAAAATGGCGGAATCGAACATGAAGGCTTTGGCCAAGGCGTCTATCAGCGGTGATACCaaggatgaaggcgaaTTCCTCCAGGGCAATGAATTGGATCATCTAAGAATAGATTACTCTGACCAAAAGGTCTATGTGATTGATGATGCCACTGCATCTGAACTGGATGATGGAATTGCTTTGGAGCGAATATTAAATTCGGAAGACGTTTGGGTCCATGTACACGTGGCTGACCCCACGAGGTACATCTCTCCTGCCCATTCTTTGGCAAAGCGAGCTTCTGTCATGGGATCTTCCCTATATCTACCCGAAGGAAACTGCCCCTTATTCTCATCAGATGTGATCATGAGGGAACTATCTCTAGGAGCCAATGTGcagagagatgaaggaagacaAGGTGTAGTAACCTTTTCGGCCAGAGTAGGCAAGAATGGCGAAGTTCATGACACGAAGGTTAATTTGGGATGGATCAAGAAGCCTCGGGTAGTCACCTATTCCTCAGTCGACCGAGCACTCGGGCTTACTCCTGTGAGATCATATCGTCCATTTGGTGGTCCACAAACTTTTGATGAGCCAGTCAAATCTGAAGTAATTTCTTCAGATATGGAAGATTTGGAGAAGCTCTATGAACTGGCCAAGAATATTCGCGCCAAGCGCTATGCTACTGCTGGATTTGATTGGACTTGgccgtcttcttcagtcAGGATTCTCAATCAACAAGCCCCGCCTAACCCAGATGTTTTTGCCCTTCCTAACAtaccctcctctcctcagCTTTTCTCTGGCTCTTTATCAGTTGATTACTGcgtctcatcttctcctgcgACCCTCACATCCGCGACGATGGTCGCCGAATTCATGATTTTGGCTGGTAGATTGGCGGCGTCCTTCTGCTCAGAGCGTGAAATCCCCATGATATACAGAGGCAGTACTGCCCCCAAACCTGTCGCTACGAAATCGACTCTAGATCAATGGCTTTCTCTTCGTATACCTGGTATGGGTATCATTGACCCTTATGTGATGGCGGAACCTGGGTGGTACCGCTCGTCAGCATTTGTCAGTCTCAGACCCTCCACACATTGGATTATGGGCTTTGATGTCCCTGGCGGAGGTTATGTGCGTGCAACCTCACCTCTGAGGAGATTTGATGATATGCTTGTGCATTGGCAGATTAAGGCTGCACTTGCAAAAAACCATGGTGAGACAGGGAAACTGGCCAAAGGCCtagagaaggaggaaattGTGACCTTGGCCCAGAGAAGCGACGAAGGAGCAAAGCGAGCCAAGAGAGCAGGGATCAACGCGGAAATGTTTTGGAAAACACAGGTGATTAATCAGCACTTCCAGTCTCCTAATGGATGTCCAGTCCCAGGAAGATCCGTcaaggagggggaggaacTCGTTAACGTCAGGGGTGAGATGATAGCAAGAATTGCTGGCGTGTCTGAAAGTTCAGTTTTTGGAGAATGGACAACAGTAGTGGTTGAGAGTTTAGGTATCCATGTTGCGAAAATGGAGCACCCTGCTGGGAAAAtatggaagatgggagaagaagtccGAGTCAGGCTGAAACGGTCGGAGGGGTGGCCCAATCCTCGTATCACTTTGACGTTAGCAGAATAG
- a CDS encoding splicing factor 3B subunit 4 — protein MQNKPEQDRNQEATVYLGNLDERCTDALIWELMLQAGPVSNVFLPKDRISQAHQGFGFCEFMSEADAEYAVKIMNQIKLYGKPIRVNKASYDKKQVDVGANLFVGNLDPNVDEQTLYDTFSTFGTLAEQPKIARDPTTGLSKGHAFIAYNDFEAADLAIENMNGQFFGGKQITAQYAFKKDGKGERHGSQAERLLAAQAKKRQLLPATGGPALPYQGQYANALVANSVPAAPPGVPTYPPPPPPGMPVYQAPAPDGGYAGYPGAPAGYVPPPPPGFPVAQYQMPVAAPGQAPPAPPPIRMGFQG, from the exons ATGCAAAATAAACCAGAACAAGATCGAAACCAAGAAGCCACCGTGTACCTG GGTAACTTAGATGAAAGATGCACGGATGCGTTAATATGGGAGTTGATGTT ACAAGCGGGCCCAGTGT CCAACGTTTTCCTTCCTAAAGACAGAATCTCCCAGGCTCACCAAGGATTTGGTTTCTGCGAATTCATGTCTGAAGCGGATGCCGAGTATGCTGTTAAGATCATGAACCAGATAAAATTGTATGGAAAACCCATCAGAGTCAACAAAGCATCGTACGACAAGAAGCAGGTAGATGTTGGGGCTAATCTGTTCGTGGGAAATTTGGATCCGAACGTGGACGAGCAGACATTGTACGATACTTTCAGCACCTTTGGGACTTTGGCAGAGCAGCCCAAG ATCGCACGAGACCCTACGACTGGTCTGTCAAAAGGTCATGCCTTCATTGCCTACAATGACTTTGAAGCTGCCGATCTGGCGATTGAGAACATGAACGGACAATTCTTTGGAGGCAAACAGATTACCGCACAATACGCATTCAAAAAGGACGGCAAGGGGGAAAGGCATGGTAGCCAAGCGGAGAGGCTGCTGGCCGCCCAGGCCAA AAAGAGACAGCTGTTGCCTGCCACTGGAGGCCCAGCACTTCCGTATCAAG GTCAATATGCCAACGCTTTGGTTGCTAACTCTGTTCCCGCAGCCCCTCCAGGGGTTCCTACTTAtccgccgccgcccccgcccGGTATGCCCGTTTACCAAGCACCTGCACCTGACGGGGGATATGCTGGTTATCCTGGCGCCCCTGCAGGCTATGTACCCCCGCCACCCCCTGGCTTCCCTGTGGCGCAATATCAGATGCCCGTAGCTGCACCAGGACAGGCTCCTCCGGCCCCTCCGCCTATAAGAATGGGTTTccaaggatga
- a CDS encoding V-type proton ATPase subunit E yields the protein MSFFHVVFVAFVIAAIGAAGWFVTPKGKNQTLLRTSLLLTLACCYLMWAITYLCQLHPLITPRRSDLRMEY from the exons ATGTCATTCTTTCACGTTGTATTTGTGGCTTTCGTCATTGCAGCCATTGGAGCTGCAGGATGGTTTGTGACTCCCAAGGGAAAGAACCAAAC ATTACTTCGAACGAGCTTGCTTCTGACTCTGGCATGCTGCTATCTCAT GTGGGCTATCACATACCTATGTCAATTGCACCCCCTCATCA CACCTCGTCGTTCGGATTTGAGAATGGAGTATTAG